The following DNA comes from Gadus chalcogrammus isolate NIFS_2021 chromosome 12, NIFS_Gcha_1.0, whole genome shotgun sequence.
TACAGTTCGTGTCAACTATGTTCAGAAACAGGGTAGAAATTGCTTTATCAAAATAATATAGAAAATATATGTTAAAGGTATACAACACATAATACCCCCAAAAGGTATACAACACATAATACCCCCAATTGAACACATATAATGGTATTAGAGTATAAGAAATGTGCACATACAGTATAGGCTGAAACAGGGTGGGCATTAACACACCAATGCGTAAAAGAATACATTCCAAAGGAGTGTCAAATAAGTGTTAAATGCATTCatcaaaaaaagagaaaagactTGCAAGTAACACAATACTAAATTCATAGCAGTGTTTGCTAATAGTAGTTGTCCTCGTATCAGGCAAATATGTTTACTATGTATTAAAGAATACTATGTACAAAATACTTACTGGAACATGCAATGACGAAcagaacagacaaacaaaactGAAGAAATCTGCATATAGGCAGAAACAGTGTGGGCATTTACGCATCAATGCTGAAAAAAAGGTCAAGTCAAGGTCAAGTAACAGGCCAACGCATTCATGAAAAGGTACCTTAAGTAATGGATCAGTGTAACCGCCAAGCACAATACTACATGTCATACAGTTGACCTCTACTAGTGTTTTCTGATAGTACTTGTTCTTGTATCAGGCACATCTGTGTACTACATAAAGCAAACTTATTGGAACATGCAATGAAGAACAGACACTTTGATTCTGGTGCTCTATTGGCTTGCTACACCTCATGCAACTACATAATGTCCATTTGCAAGTAATTGCTGGAAAGTACTGCTTCCATCTTCCATCAGGGTAGGAGTTGTAAGTGAATGGTAGCTCCAAGACTGCTCCACAAGTGTGCGCAACTGGTCGACGGGACAGTCCTGCTACATTGGTGAAAAGTACTTCAATTTTTGATACAGATATAATGTCAGAGCCAGTTATGAACCTCAACAGTTTTCTTAATCCTGTATCGTGTAATCCACGGATGTACTGCTGGAAAAATTTGAAGGCTTGTTTCTCTGCAGCAGAGACTGGATGGGCTTCAATGAGCTTCAGGACTTTCCGGCACGTTGGATTTTTGTCCGTATACATGGCTTCCAGTTGTTCTGGTGTGTTTATGGTGGTCTTCAGGCATTTACCAGCAACTGCTGATATATTGTCGAGAGCATATTTTggctcctggatcatctgcttATGTGCCGCTTGAAGGAGTACTGCTTTGAGATTTTCACGTTTTGGAACGATTTTCACTCCCAGCCTATCAAGTATATCCAGGAGTTCATCCTGGGACTCACCGTCAAGGTCTTCATTTAAAGCCATGTCAATAACATCTCTCTCAGACTGACTTAAGTACATCCGAAATGACTCAAAGAGTGTCTTCATAGATTAGCCTTGTGAAGTGTTATTCGCATTGATGGTGTTTCAGAATTTAAAGATTGAATCTCGTACATTGGCACAGGAAGAGGTGTTGAGGCAAGTGGTACGGATGTGGTAATGTCATCAGGTGGATGTAGAAAGGTAGAGGTCACAGGGGAGTCGATGTTAAGCACAAGTGGAATTGTGTCATCCAGTTGGCCTTCAGAAGGAGTGCCTTCTCCTAGCCCAAAGAATACTTCTGGATCAGACATTGGAGATAGGGACCGAAGATCTACGAATTCATAGCCAGATGAATTTTCAAAGTGGATAACAGAGATTTGTATGTCCTGCTCTGTGGGAGTGTCACTCAGGGCACTTTGTGCGTCCTGCTCTGTGGGAGTGTCACTCAGGGCACTTTGTGTGTCCTGCTCTGTGGGAGTGTCACTCAGGGCACTGTCATCTTCCTTGTCCGTTTCTGCTTCTTGTGGTTGGACTGCTGTGTGTAAGTAAAAGCGCAACATCCCAAACTTCGACAATTCGTACAGTTCACCAACATCTGTGTGGTCATCAAGTTCGCATTCCTTGAAATCATACACATTGTGAATTAAGTCTTCCCAGTTTCCTTTTTTAGACTCTCCGTTTGGAAAAAACAGTTCCTTCGCAAGAGAGAGTAAATCCATTTTAGTTGCAGTCTTGTTCACATCAAGAACCCTGGTGCCTCCACCACATCGCTTCCTTACTTGTTTGCCCTCATGGATCCAACCCAGCTCAATTTTTCGTGTGTTCTTGACCGCATTTTTGGTAGTAGATCTTCTTAGCCCAAGAGAGGAAGCTCCTGGTTCTGATGTCTCACCATGACTTGTTGCACCGGTCCTCATTCTCTTTTGCAGTTTATCTAGAAGTGACATCCTCAATGGTTCATTTTCCTTCCTTTTTTGTTTGTCCATGCAGTATCGCCTTGTGGCAATTCTGTCCCCGTAGAGTGGTATGTAACATGCAAGGGATGCATCATCTATGTCTTGAATGGCAAATGCATCAATCTGTgaagacacacaaaaaataattacaattacaaaaacCAACGTAGAAAAGACACCACTTACTATTCTATTCATATCCACACAAAATCAAACCAGATATCACTTACAAGTCCCCTAATAACATGTGGATTTATAACATGCTatgaatttgttttttgtttttgtttcagacATGTAAAAGTTTTAGGTAAAAGATAAAAACTTTCACATGTCTGAAACAAAAGAAATGTTGAATGAAGATTTGATATAACTCTTAAGACATAATGGACGTCATACATCTGTATCTTGAATATGTTAGGGTGACCACCAGCCAGACTTAGAAAAGGACAATAGGCTACTTGTTTTGCAATGAGAGGACATAAAAGCAAATTTAAACCATCCTACCAtccgcgttggaagcgttgaacgaccaagcgtcaggttaggcgcgttactcgctttatccaacgcgagcaacgcggttggtgtggccgcaccattagaCAACATCGAGCAGCATATCTGAGCTACTCTAGCACATTTGCACATCGCCTCACCTTGTCGGCTTGCATTTGGCTGATTCCATCTTCGGAGACTCCGCGTTCCCGAAGAAAACCCCACAGGCCATCATCGTTTAAATCCATCAGGCtgcagggcagacagacagcacatTGCCGTTTGGTTAGCTGGTCTAGTTAGGTAGCTAAGATTCAATCGAATGTGAACCCATGAACATATTAAAGACAGTCGAAAACCTAGGGTAGACTACTAACAACTACAGAGAAATGTCAGACGAATCCATTTACTTTTTAGTTGATTAGAACCTACCTGTTTCGAGTCTGTTCCAGTCACGAAAGCAACCCTCAGCAAGCCTGGGACTAGTGCAACTGCACGGTTGCCAGGTGAGACTGATGATGTCCAGCCCAAAAATGCTCAAAATCCACCTGGAAGCACCCAATCCCGCCCAATTTTAACTAAATTCTTTTGCTCTCTATCGCCAGAAATCTGCAGAAAAACCCACCCAAATACCCTTTTTACCCATTTTTACCCGCAGACGGCCATCCTAACCAGCTCAATTGGGTGGgaaaccgcccaatctggcaacactactGATGGTCAGAACACCagttatctcataattatgagataattatctcataattatgagatagcATGGTGACATTTTTATTATTGAGTGAATGCAATGAGCCATCGTACAAGTAGGAGCAAGGTACATTTTATTACTcggttttctgggaataattgaaacaagcagaaaccagaaaacaagccgttttttcgttttttcgttttgacaagaaaacgaaaatctaaatttcagttcgtttattcgttttttggttcttactgagcgaaacgaatttaccactcaatatctggtttccgccggtgggcgggtccacttattggctagcgtgcttcattgccctgtgctcttcataataaaagttcttccgtttgataatgtcgacaaaaatattactgtattatagacactagcagacacagaggaccacaccacccacagtcaagactgacacggcttcaaataacaataatagcattcataatcatttgaaaatgagaatttatgaagttatgatgacttcagtgcagttgatgtttagccacagttaatacatgcagagcagacctacgatcgctggctgctgatttcctcacagcctgagagctatgaggaatacaagtgatcacaacacatttctgacagctgaaaattgcgcatttgttgacctttatccatttaaagtaaacaaataatttaattttttcttgttgaaagatattttatattgttttcatattattatttactgatggtgtttacagaatgcgagtgcgtgttatattgaaagcgaggctgggtgtgcctatgaatataggctacagtgagttttttaaggtcatatcatattcatattgtctactctgtacagtgacagggagtgtaaagtaacctacttcattcaatatcgaataggctactgtagcctacactatgtacaaatggttttgctcatggcagttgtgacagtcattttaacgtgtcaggcaagcttcactcattccaggatgcattatgcgttgtcctatagcctacttggaacatGTTTTGGAAGGGATCTATAGTAGCGTATAGAAATTTGCTCATAAcaggccagctggaatacaaagcaaactctttgtattccagctgttttTTTGTGATATTTTATGATGTTTCCAActcagtctcaccaatatgcgtagagatcgcacggtttgacactttcaaaatgcgtgcagtagcctacatacgccaaatgaccatttcgcgtgcatatgatacgcaaaacccagcattaactactgtggagggcggatacgtccatttcgtgtttatatgatacgcaaaacccagcattaactgaatgggaaatgcaatattttagaaCAGATTCACcaataaacgtgtttctaatgacatttctagcgagaaatttactttttccttgaataatcttcagtcagtgattgtgtctgatctttagttttatagttattaggaagattttatcggctcgctcgcatgtttcaacgacgtcaggttgttagggacgctgctttcgctaaactagcaactcacgtgtttcctgcgtttgtgttattaaaccgttactttatgtaacttttaatgatatcatgttgttagaaacacgtatatctgagagccaacccagtcgccaaaagcatacgttgacagtgtacgttttcgtgaacactggattacgtcgcatttcaacataaaatagcgtgttatacacacacacacacacacacacacacacacacacacacacacacacacacacacacacacacagcatttagcagcatttcgctgctaaataaataaataaatactaaggcagaataaagaataaattaattcattatcattcaacttcaacatgtgttattacagtatagtggtggagggatgacgtatgttggccaacccggaagtgagcgtcgccctgggttcccttgacaaaaagccaacgggtttttccatttgattttggattattgcagaaaaattagcatctttgaagcacctcctcaaaaactgaaaataactaaaaataactgtgctccaaagaaagaaatgtaaaccaatgcattccgaatgggagtgtttctccgatttttccatgctacacagaacgaaatgtaaacccatgcaaaaaagacttcatggtcataatcatttaaatatcattaatctcctgagggtggtattctatttttttcaaccgggctgcatccagtcacttgaccgtcatggttgctatggtggttgttatcgaccagcccctctaatccttacatggctctaaaaaccacgcggcaaatgagctgccgtaaattgtgttgtttttgtcgtaaactagggtccgatggttaaaaaatagacagatattccaaggtatccttaaaaggcagcttggatgtttttattttctgcagtttagacttcttctataatctatttttgaaagcaaaacaccaagctcattgatttaacgaggcagggttatttgaaacaattgattaaataaatatttatgagaggtcattccttctcctgagttttcttcctatttatgtctagtgtacaaccctactgtccacaagcatcaccccccccccccctatgcgtatgcgtcctttgagaccccctttgatatatataagagacctcaaagtaaagcttacttaaatgttgtcgacccagtcacctattgcatcacttcctttagggcttcggcctcctaattgatcattgtagtaattgaatgccctctttcatatatatgatacctcccccactgggacgtggcaacaattctccaaatccatatgcggaggggggggtgatgcttgtggacagggTTGTGGTAGGGTTGTGGTAGGGTTGTACATCTATTGTACAACcccataaataggaagcaaactcaggagaaggaatgacctctcacaaatacttatttaataaattgtttcaaataaccctgcctcgttaaatcattgagcttggtgttttgctttcaaaaataggttacagaagaagtctaaactgcagaaaataaaaacatccaagctgccttttaaggataccttggaatatctgtctattttttaaccatcggaccctagtttacgacaaaaacaacacagtttacggcagctcatttgccgcgtggtttttagagccatgtaaggattagaggctGGTCGACAGCAACCaacatagcaaccatgacggtcaagtgactggatgcagccccgttgaaaaaaatagaataccaccctcaggagattaatgatatttaaatgattatgaccatgaagtctttatttgcatgggtttacattttgttctgtgtagcatggaaaaatcggagaaacactcccattcggaatgcattggtttacatttctttctttggagcacagttatttttatttattttcagtttttgaaaataaataaataaatattttcagtttttgaggacgtgcttcaaagatgctaatttttctggccaacatacgtcatccctccaccactatactgtaataacacatgttgaagttgaatgataatgaattaatttattctttattctgccttagtatttatttatttagcagcgaaatgcagtgtgtgtgtgtgtgtgtgtgtgtgtgtgtgtataacacgctattttatgttgaaatgcgacgtaatccagtgttcacgaaaacgtacactgtcaacgtatgcttttggcgactgggttggctctcagatatacgtgtttctaacaacatgatatcattaaaagttacataaagtaacggtttaataacacaaacgcaggaaacacgtgagttgctagtttagcgaaagcagcgtccctaacaacctgacgtcgttgaaacatgcgagcgagccgataaaatcttcctaataactataaaactaaagatcagacacaatcactgactgaagattatgcaagtaaaaagtatatttctcgctagaaatgttattagaaacacgtttaacggtgaatcggtcctaaaatattgcatttcccattcagataataaagattaataaagatcacacattcactgattgaagattattcaaggaaaaagtacatttctcgctagaaatatcattagaaacacgtttaatggtgaatctgtcctaaaatattgcatttcccattcagttaatgctgggttttgcgtatcatatgcacgcgaaatggacgtatctgccctccacagtagttaatgctgggttttgcgtatcatatgcacgcgaaatggtcatttggcgtatgtactgcacgcattttgaaagtgtcaaaccgtgcgatctgtacgcatattggtgagactgggttgatttatggctatgcctttttctcttttcaatatgaccatacacaatggccagaggaccagcatctttttttaactgataaacaaaataatctttgagttctacatgttctagaaatgttcattaattgacagtcctaatgtttattttcttgtcttctgattctttattacagtatggaaggggagatttggatgtacctggtcaggtcttggtcagccttcaaatcccagatgtggagactgcagggatacctcacggagaagacactaaagagccatctctcattcatcgagtggactcattggtttgcgaatgaccacaaagatgctcccataggcagattgctgcatggcattcaccacttattcaaattgtagaggttgaagcagtcttccttgtggtcacttgccataacactgtcatgtgttttatgaaaaaaacatcagtaacatttaaattgagttgatgtggacggctcttttttttgtcagatttcttcagtgttcagtgcctgtttgtgagatatgcattgtttgaaagataagcctttgattttgtttaattttaatatgcctttcatcaacagtggtttggggttttataacaacaattaaagtgcttaactactggtgaacgatgttgcagaacatatatggtttgtgttgattgcatggaaaagggaataaccagttacaacttatatggtaagagcctggtaataccatggaaacaaacaaggcttccttttacagtacagtttcagcttaattactgggtaaattgtcgtgttttacatggtaacgtcgcagaacgtacatggtaaaagtttgtgttgaatgcatggaaaagggaataatgtattacaaattatatggtaagaacctggtaataccatggaaacaaacgaggcttccttttacagtacagtttcagcttacttactgggtaaattggtgtgttttacttggtaacgtcgcagaacgtacatggtacaagtttgtgttgactgcatggaaaagggaatgtattacaaattacatggtaagaacctggtaataccatggaaacaaacaaggcttccttttacagtacagtttcagcttaattactgggtaaattgtcgtgtattacttggtaacgtcgcagaacgtacatggtacaagtttatgttgactgcatggaagagggaatgtattacaaattacatggtaagaacctggtaataccatggaaacaaacgaggcttccttttacagtacagtttcagcttacttaagGCGAGACACGGCAGGTGAAATATCGATTTTTTCATGCCCTGGTCAAATTTGAGATTTTGAGCTAGTTTGCCTCTTTAACTTGTTATCTTTCATACTACCATAAAGAAAACGTCAAAGTTTCACTGCATTTAGTTCAGCCGCGGCATCCATTTTGTCCCAAATTTATCAAGAATTCTTACTTCGAACCGCGTTCAGCGTTTCGTCTTTTTACACATCTGTCATGTCTGGTATGATTTTAAAGCTCTGAGCCTCGACCAGAAGGGCATTTCCTTTCTTTTCAGCAACCAATCCTGATTTTCTGAAGGGGGCTTTAAAGAACTAAAGTCGATTCATTGGCTGACGGCGCTTTTCTGCTAACGTGATTCGCTCAGTGCCTCACGTGTTGTCTTTTTGACATTTCCGTGTTAGCTTGCCGCGGGAACTTTAGAAATGCCTCGTCTTACTAAATTGTCCGCTAAAAGAAAGACACAAATGGGTCTAGCAAGATCCACGAGAATATATCAGCCGGCCGAATTGCCTCATAACCCTCCAGT
Coding sequences within:
- the LOC130392719 gene encoding uncharacterized protein LOC130392719, with the protein product MDLNDDGLWGFLRERGVSEDGISQMQADKIDAFAIQDIDDASLACYIPLYGDRIATRRYCMDKQKRKENEPLRMSLLDKLQKRMRTGATSHGETSEPGASSLGLRRSTTKNAVKNTRKIELGWIHEGKQVRKRCGGGTRVLDVNKTATKMDLLSLAKELFFPNGESKKGNWEDLIHNVYDFKECELDDHTDVGELYELSKFGMLRFYLHTAVQPQEAETDKEDDSALSDTPTEQDTQSALSDTPTEQDAQSALSDTPTEQDIQISVIHFENSSGYEFVDLRSLSPMSDPEVFFGLGEGTPSEGQLDDTIPLVLNIDSPVTSTFLHPPDDITTSVPLASTPLPVPMYEIQSLNSETPSMRITLHKANL